The nucleotide window AGGTTCTTCAGCAGTTCGTCGAAGAGGCCCGCGGCCTGACGCGCTGATTCCCCAGGCCAATGGTGGATGGCGTGAGCGGCACCCTGGATCTGCTGCCAGTTAGCCTGCTCGGCAATGGTGGGAGCCAGCAGCAGCTCACCGAACATGGATTTCATCTCGGCCAGGCGGAACGTGTGTTCATTTGAACCGGAGCGTACGCGGTTGGCGACCACTCCCGCCGTCGTGAGATTCGGCGCGTATTCGTCGCGGAATAATTCAATGGCCCGCATAGTGCGTTCCGTTCCGGCAACGGAAAAGAGGCTCGGTTCGGCAACCAGCAGCACGCGGTTGCTTGCCGTCCATGCCATGCGGGTGAGGCCATTGAGGGAGGGCGGGCAGTCAATGAGTACCAGCGAGTACCCTTCAACCCGGGAGAGGACCGTGGAGAGCCGGCGCAGGTCCCGGCGGCCGAGGTCAGGCCGGTCATAAATCCCGGTGAATGCAGAGCCGACGGCGACGTCGAGAATCCGCCGGCCCACAGAATGCTGCCCGTTGGCTGCAGCGGTGGCGACCCAGCCGCTGGGTGCAACGTTCGCCGCTAGATCCGCCCGGCGCGCGTTTTTCAGCAGGCGGCCTATATCCGTCTGGCGCGAAGGCCGGACGCCGAGACCCGTGGTCGCGTCTGCGTGCGGATCCAGATCTACGACCAGTGTGGGAATTCCTGCCGCCAGTGCCGCGGATGCCAGGCCCAAAGTAACTGACGTTTTTCCGACGCCGCCCTTGAGACTACTGATGCTCACTACTTGCACGTGTTAAACCAATACCTAACATGTCTTGTCATGACGGCTGCCCGCTGCTGGTGAACCAGTCGGGACCGGCCGAGAACCAAAAATCCCTCCACCATCATATGGTGCCTGCCCGTCGATAAGGGATTCCGGCACCTGTCCCGCCTGTCGGCTCCGCCGGAGGTGGTCCGGGTCCACCCGGATACCGCTATCATTACGTTCCAAGTGGGTGCATTTCGTGATGTGCGCAACACTTACTTGCCACGCGCAATAGCAGTACTTGAGACTTGCACCACAACCCCCGACCGATCGCAATGACGCAGGAGCGACATGTTCTCAAAAATCCTGGTGGCCAACCGTGGTGAAATCGCCATCCGTGCCTTCCGCGCCGCCTACGAGTTGGGCGCAAAGACTGTGGCGGTTTTCCCTCACGAGGACCGGAATTCGATCCACCGCCAGAAGGCCGATGAGGCATATCTGATCGGCCAGCAAGGACACCCGGTACGGGCATACCTCGACGTCAACGAGATTATCCGTGTTGCTAAGGAATCGGGTTGCGACGCGATCTACCCCGGCTACGGCTTCCTGTCCGAGAACCCGGATCTGGCCCGTGCAGCCGCCGGCGCTGGAATCACCTTTGTCGGCCCGCAGGCCGAT belongs to Arthrobacter crystallopoietes and includes:
- a CDS encoding ParA family protein, translating into MQVVSISSLKGGVGKTSVTLGLASAALAAGIPTLVVDLDPHADATTGLGVRPSRQTDIGRLLKNARRADLAANVAPSGWVATAAANGQHSVGRRILDVAVGSAFTGIYDRPDLGRRDLRRLSTVLSRVEGYSLVLIDCPPSLNGLTRMAWTASNRVLLVAEPSLFSVAGTERTMRAIELFRDEYAPNLTTAGVVANRVRSGSNEHTFRLAEMKSMFGELLLAPTIAEQANWQQIQGAAHAIHHWPGESARQAAGLFDELLKNLTDSGRMRNRVLRRTPS